One window of Streptomyces sp. FIT100 genomic DNA carries:
- a CDS encoding AraC family transcriptional regulator, with translation MAKDEWARLWQHERLPGIDLLRARYVRHTFPRHSHEGYVFGTITGGIEEVGLPGGVVHAGPGTVVMINPEVPHTARAGVPEGWVYSILYPSSQVVAEIAAETTPIRGTPGFAETDVADRQAAHLIREFHRAAEQGNALAADSVLRIVVARMLRRYGSALPTRETRTAGALNAERARALLEERMDDPPTLHALASELGTSPFALLRAFRDSYGMPPHTWLTDARVRRARQLLDGGAAPAEAAVSVGFTDQPHLTRHFARIVGVPPGAYQRGRGLGAAR, from the coding sequence ATGGCCAAGGACGAGTGGGCGCGGCTCTGGCAGCACGAGCGGCTGCCCGGCATCGATCTGCTCAGGGCCCGCTACGTGCGCCACACCTTCCCCCGCCACAGCCACGAGGGGTACGTCTTCGGCACGATCACCGGCGGGATCGAGGAGGTCGGACTGCCCGGCGGAGTCGTGCACGCCGGGCCCGGCACCGTCGTCATGATCAACCCGGAGGTCCCGCACACCGCCAGGGCCGGGGTGCCCGAGGGCTGGGTGTACTCGATCCTGTACCCGTCGTCACAGGTGGTCGCCGAGATCGCCGCCGAGACGACGCCGATCCGCGGTACGCCGGGCTTCGCCGAGACCGATGTGGCCGACCGCCAGGCGGCGCACCTCATCCGCGAGTTCCACCGCGCGGCGGAGCAGGGCAACGCCCTCGCCGCCGACAGCGTGCTGAGGATCGTGGTCGCCCGGATGCTGCGCCGGTACGGGAGCGCACTGCCGACGCGTGAGACGCGAACGGCCGGCGCACTCAACGCGGAGCGCGCCCGGGCGCTGCTGGAGGAGCGCATGGACGACCCGCCCACGCTCCATGCCCTGGCCTCCGAGCTCGGCACCAGCCCGTTCGCCCTGCTGCGCGCCTTCCGCGACAGCTACGGGATGCCCCCGCACACCTGGCTCACCGACGCGCGGGTCCGCCGCGCCCGCCAGTTGCTGGACGGGGGCGCCGCTCCGGCGGAGGCCGCCGTCTCGGTCGGCTTCACCGACCAGCCCCATCTCACCCGGCACTTCGCGCGGATCGTGGGCGTGCCGCCCGGCGCGTACCAGCGGGGGCGCGGGCTCGGCGCCGCCCGCTGA
- a CDS encoding AzlC family ABC transporter permease, whose amino-acid sequence MDPTTPMDTTAPLDDGPTTEAPTPASSTPSSSEPAAPADVPAKADTAVVRDALGVGVAVGLSGFAFGVTAAGAGLGLLQICALSLLVFTGASQFALVGALAAGGNPHTAAAGAFFLGTRNAFYGLRLSQLLAVPRAVRPFAAHWVIDETAAVALAQPTRRAARLGFTVTGLTLYVLWNLTTLLGALGAEAIGDTDAWGLDAAGPAVFLALLAPMLRTSTERVVAGVAVVLGLGLLPVLPAGVPVLVAALAAPAVLWLEGRRIGNKRSPSDRTTGDLATSDSTTNKRKAADR is encoded by the coding sequence ATGGATCCCACGACCCCCATGGACACGACGGCCCCCTTGGACGACGGGCCGACGACCGAGGCTCCCACGCCGGCGTCCTCCACCCCGTCGTCCTCCGAGCCGGCGGCTCCCGCGGACGTACCGGCGAAAGCCGATACCGCCGTCGTACGCGACGCCCTCGGCGTCGGGGTCGCCGTGGGACTCTCGGGCTTCGCCTTCGGCGTCACCGCGGCGGGCGCGGGACTCGGCCTCCTGCAGATCTGCGCGCTCAGCCTGCTCGTCTTCACCGGCGCCTCCCAGTTCGCGCTGGTGGGTGCGCTGGCGGCGGGCGGCAACCCGCACACCGCCGCGGCGGGCGCCTTCTTCCTCGGTACCCGCAACGCCTTCTACGGCCTGCGCCTCTCCCAGTTGCTCGCCGTGCCGCGGGCCGTGCGGCCCTTCGCCGCCCACTGGGTCATCGACGAGACCGCGGCAGTCGCCCTGGCCCAGCCCACCCGTCGTGCCGCACGCCTGGGCTTCACCGTCACCGGCCTCACGCTCTACGTGCTGTGGAACCTGACCACGCTGCTCGGGGCGCTCGGCGCGGAGGCGATCGGCGACACCGACGCCTGGGGGCTCGACGCCGCAGGGCCCGCGGTCTTCCTCGCCCTGCTCGCACCCATGCTGCGTACGTCCACCGAGCGGGTCGTCGCCGGCGTCGCGGTCGTCCTCGGGCTCGGCCTGCTGCCGGTGCTCCCCGCAGGGGTGCCCGTGCTCGTCGCGGCGCTCGCCGCGCCCGCAGTCCTCTGGCTCGAAGGCCGCAGGATCGGGAACAAGCGGAGCCCCAGCGACCGGACCACCGGTGACCTGGCCACCAGCGACTCGACCACCAACAAGCGGAAGGCAGCGGACCGTTGA